The DNA window ATGCAACAGGTTCCAGCGGTGTCTGGGAAATACAGCATCGGCTTTTATGGTGAACAGCCGGTTAAGGACTAGCGCAGGTGCGGGTCGCTCAATCCGTCTCGAAATTGCCGTGCGGAACGACAAGGCGGTATTCGAGGCGACCAGCCGCGATTTCAAGCGTCGCCGTACCATTCAGCGACGCCGGCACGACCCGTTCGAGTGCGACGCTGCCGAAGCGCTTCTCGCTGCGCCTGTTATCATTGGCTCCGATCGCTTCGGCCCAGGTCAGAGACAGGGAGGTTCCTGTGTCGTCGGCGGTCAGGTTGGCTGTAACCTCGACGAATCCATCCGGCCGCGACAGGGCGCCATAGCTCACCGAGTTGACGGCGAGTTCATGCATGGCAAGGCCGATATGCAGGGCAGCGTTCGGATTGAGATAGGGGTTTGCCCCCTGAAAACGCAGGCTGCGCACCGGATCCCCGCCGTAGCGGCCAACCTGGCCCGATACCAGTTCGCGAAGCGCGGCACCCCGCCAGTTGGAAGAGGTGACGAGATCCTGGGACGAAGCCAGCGATTGCAGCCGGCCGCGAAAGCGTGTCAGGAAATCACCGATGCCGTCGGAGTAGCGCCCGGTCTGGGTGGCTATGCTTTGGATGATCGCCAACAGGTTCTTCGAGCGATGACTGACTTCGCGCAACAGCGTCGTCAGGGTCTGCTCACGGCGTTTCTGCTCGGTCGTTTCGACCATCGTGGTGACGACGCCTTGCACCGTGCCGCCATCGCCGTGGTCGGCATCGATCCAGACTTGAAACCAGCGGATGCCATCCTCGACGGGAACGCTGATCTCGAGACGTTGCGGGTTGCCGGATGCGATGACGTCGCGTTTGGCCGCGCCAATGCGGTCAGCCTGCGCCGCCGGCAGGATGCCGTTGCTGTCGGCGGTGTCGGAAACCCAGGGCGCGCGCATATTGCGCGCCCATACGGTTTTCATCTCGCGATCCTGGTAGAGAACGGAAATGCCGGCATTGTGCAACGCGTGGAGAAGAGCCCGGCCGAGCTGCATGCCGCTTTCGGCAGGATGCAGGGCGATGACTTCATCGCTTTGCACGTCGTCCTTCCCATCTCCGGTTCTGGAACGCATCTGCCAATCTGTCCACCCAACTCAGGCTGAACGGCTTACTGTTGAATGGGTTCCCAAAAGAGATTTCCCGCAAACCAGCCCCAAAAAGCGGTCCGCCGGACGGTGTCCTTTGCAGGATACCGCCCGGCGGTGGCTGGAAACCGTTTGAGGGGTGCGGCTTCCAGTGTTCGGTCGCCGTTCGTCCTCACGATGCCCGTTTGAACAGGCCCGCAAGAAGCGAAATGACCAGGAAAGCGAGGAAGATGAAAAACAATATCTGCGCGATGCCGGCAGACGTACCGGCGATGCCGCCGAAACCAAGCGCGCCGGCAATGATCGCCACGACGAGAAATACGAGCGCCCAGTAAAGCATGATCCATCTCCTTCGAATGGTGCGATGAAAACGTGGGTAGATGCGGTTTGTTCCACCCTTTTGCCGAAAAAGGCGATGCTTGCAAATCGTTCGGTGCAGAGCGCGCGGGGAAATTTGCCGCTGCCGCCCAATGCGTGCATCAGGCGGCACGAAGTGAAGAATTGATGAATTGAAAATCTGGAGAAAATCGGCGAGCGAGGCTATCGCCCCGGGTTCGTCAATTCTTCAATTCCTCCACTCCTCAATACTATGCGGCGGCTTTCGCCTGACGGTCAAAGAACAGCGCCTGGCTGATCAGCGCCTTGACCATGTCGGGATTGAACGGCTTGGTGACCAGGAAGGCCGGTTCGGGACGCTCGCCAGTCAACAGACGCTCGGGAAAGGCGGTGATGAAGATGACCGGCACCGATGTCGACGACAGGATCTCGTTCACCGCCTCGATGCCCGAACTGCCGTCGGCAAGCTGGATGTCGGCCAGCACCATCTTGGGCCGTGTCTTGCCGAACATCATCACCGCCTCGGCATGGGTGCGCGCCGTTCCAACGACGCGGTGCCCGAGGCTCTCGACCATTTCTTCTATATCCATGGCGATCAGCGGTTCATCCTCGATGATCAGCACGTCGGTTGCCACCTGACGGGATATCTCGTTGCTCGCCTGGGCAAGCAGCTCTGAAAACTCCTGGTCGCCGACATCGAGGATCTCGGCCGCCTCGTCCTCGCTGAAGCCTTCGACGGCAACGAGCAGGAAGGCCTGGCGCGGGCGCGGCGCAATTGCATTCAGATTGGCGGCGGCGCGCTGTTCCCATGCCGATTGCGCGTGCTCCTGTGGAACGCGGATGGCGACCGATGTGAACAGCTTGGCAAAAACCTTGTACAGAGCGATGCGGTCGCTCGATGCCTCGGGAAAGATTTCGACATCGGCGATGATGGCTTCGAGCATCGCGGCGACCAGCGCATCGCCACTCTCCTGCGATCCGGAAACGGCCCGCGAGAAGCGGCGCAGGAATGGCAGGTTTGGCGCGATGGTGGCGGATAAGCTCATGGTAAGACGTCTCCCTCAGAATGACGTGATTGCATAGATTGCAGGTCAAGCTGATTGCAAGCCCGGTCAAACAACGCCGATCTTGAGAAAAAGTTCCGGCGTTGATGGAACTAGGTTCGTGGAAAAGGTTGAGGAAAT is part of the Mesorhizobium loti genome and encodes:
- a CDS encoding sensor histidine kinase, which encodes MRSRTGDGKDDVQSDEVIALHPAESGMQLGRALLHALHNAGISVLYQDREMKTVWARNMRAPWVSDTADSNGILPAAQADRIGAAKRDVIASGNPQRLEISVPVEDGIRWFQVWIDADHGDGGTVQGVVTTMVETTEQKRREQTLTTLLREVSHRSKNLLAIIQSIATQTGRYSDGIGDFLTRFRGRLQSLASSQDLVTSSNWRGAALRELVSGQVGRYGGDPVRSLRFQGANPYLNPNAALHIGLAMHELAVNSVSYGALSRPDGFVEVTANLTADDTGTSLSLTWAEAIGANDNRRSEKRFGSVALERVVPASLNGTATLEIAAGRLEYRLVVPHGNFETD
- a CDS encoding DUF1328 domain-containing protein, which codes for MLYWALVFLVVAIIAGALGFGGIAGTSAGIAQILFFIFLAFLVISLLAGLFKRAS
- a CDS encoding response regulator, which produces MSLSATIAPNLPFLRRFSRAVSGSQESGDALVAAMLEAIIADVEIFPEASSDRIALYKVFAKLFTSVAIRVPQEHAQSAWEQRAAANLNAIAPRPRQAFLLVAVEGFSEDEAAEILDVGDQEFSELLAQASNEISRQVATDVLIIEDEPLIAMDIEEMVESLGHRVVGTARTHAEAVMMFGKTRPKMVLADIQLADGSSGIEAVNEILSSTSVPVIFITAFPERLLTGERPEPAFLVTKPFNPDMVKALISQALFFDRQAKAAA